A region of Pontiella agarivorans DNA encodes the following proteins:
- the uxuA gene encoding mannonate dehydratase: protein MILLQESMRWFGPGDPVSLHDIRQCGCTGVMSSLHHIEYGELWSREEIATRKAEIEAEKLTWRAVESVPVSEAIKTRTGNFEHHIENYKQTIRNLGAESINTIIYNFMPVLDWTRTDMAYTLPDGTQTLLYDPVMFAVFDIHLLQRPGAEKAFSSRIREKAAAFIDSMSKAEKQTFEKTIIDVFPGMDFSFTLDDIRAMLSTYKQIDRFQLLEHLKQFLQEVIPVCEENGVRMAIHPDDPPFPVLGLPRIVSTESDLKNITDLIDSPANGICFCTGSLSPREDNDLPGMVQRLGHRINAFHFRSTQRNPDGSFYEANHLEGSVNMPAVVKAALQEMQKRKNAGREDWQLTFRPDHGRTMLDDLKKPPLKTPGYTCIGRLRGLAEIRGLQLGLQST, encoded by the coding sequence ATGATTTTACTCCAGGAATCCATGCGATGGTTCGGGCCGGGTGATCCGGTTTCACTGCACGATATACGACAATGCGGCTGTACGGGCGTTATGAGTTCGCTGCATCACATCGAATACGGGGAACTTTGGAGCCGCGAAGAAATCGCCACACGCAAAGCGGAAATTGAGGCAGAAAAACTGACCTGGCGGGCCGTTGAATCCGTGCCGGTCTCTGAGGCGATCAAAACCCGCACCGGCAATTTTGAACATCACATTGAAAACTATAAGCAAACAATCCGCAATCTGGGCGCCGAGAGCATCAACACAATCATCTACAACTTCATGCCCGTGCTCGACTGGACCCGGACCGATATGGCGTATACGCTGCCCGACGGCACGCAGACCCTTCTTTATGATCCGGTAATGTTTGCCGTTTTCGACATCCATCTGCTTCAGCGTCCCGGCGCAGAAAAAGCCTTTTCTTCCAGGATCCGGGAAAAAGCCGCAGCCTTTATTGATTCGATGTCGAAGGCGGAAAAGCAAACCTTTGAAAAAACCATTATCGATGTTTTTCCCGGCATGGACTTCAGCTTCACACTGGACGACATCCGGGCCATGCTTTCGACCTATAAACAAATCGATCGCTTCCAATTACTGGAACATCTGAAGCAGTTTCTTCAGGAAGTGATTCCGGTCTGCGAAGAAAACGGTGTGCGCATGGCCATCCATCCCGACGATCCCCCTTTCCCTGTTTTGGGATTGCCGCGCATCGTCTCCACCGAATCCGATCTGAAAAATATTACGGACCTGATCGACAGTCCGGCCAACGGCATCTGTTTCTGCACCGGCTCGCTGAGTCCCCGCGAAGACAATGACCTGCCCGGCATGGTCCAACGGCTGGGCCACCGAATCAATGCCTTTCATTTTCGCAGTACCCAGCGCAATCCGGACGGCTCGTTCTATGAAGCCAATCATCTTGAAGGCTCTGTCAACATGCCGGCCGTTGTAAAGGCCGCGCTTCAGGAAATGCAGAAAAGAAAAAATGCCGGACGCGAAGACTGGCAGCTTACCTTCCGTCCGGATCACGGAAGAACCATGCTTGACGATCTCAAAAAACCGCCGCTCAAAACCCCCGGCTATACCTGCATCGGCCGCCTCCGCGGCCTCGCCGAAATCCGCGGCCTGCAACTTGGCCTGCAGTCGACATAA